The following proteins are encoded in a genomic region of Oceaniferula marina:
- a CDS encoding discoidin domain-containing protein, whose translation MEQAFQSIEAARDYIRKHSLNKNLDSDLVVHLRGGRYEVAKTLEFDGKDSGSNTHRVIYQKYRDESPVLCGGVRITGWKKVDGQAYYEADATAALKRAGYFRQLYVDGIRSLQARSHTYVKNTHKKFWDDPSTPERYDGVWLPKRDYKNIEDLQLFYAKVFKVGYMHVDSILPAENDDEMIVKMEQPDFQYWASWDNARATPTMEFRVLNAMEELDEPGEWYVNRKTKKIYYYPTTPAQDMSKVETWAPATEFLLKVKGDAKSKASDLSFKGLTFRYGNWMAPETMMLGRTQAEIFDKYKSEIPGQIILDHTDRVTIRDCRVVHQASVGVQLYEDCDDTLIEGNVFYDLTAAGVSIGRWYHNKKECPAENICRNTMVRNNIVRSTGRDYDQGTGLNVFIAYDCKFHHNDVSDTSYTAIHARIGDSGHVRDDMGKIEFKFNKVSRAQVAGRYGMDDGGHLYLHGRYPGSVVEGNYSRFHSTKGHGWEFYSDNWSHTIHWLNNVSRDSIHPKPVCWNWHGGSKGVVYENTWAEKSNLVGKKTAGRAKLINYVQVKDGQWPDEAVAVMENAGLQPAYRHLLNSIYGHESLTENKPAWASSSLSSKHGAETAFDRDWDTFWHTKSGGDGAGWLAVDLGKKFVIQRLEILPRQNMFQDHTRKNFVIEGSNDRDFKKPTVLVARNDVTWYHGTQRHPSNLFEWYLKPKQGFRFLRVRALNDAGSFNLAEFNVYGYLAQ comes from the coding sequence GCGCATCACTGGGTGGAAGAAAGTGGATGGACAAGCTTACTACGAAGCTGATGCAACGGCGGCCTTGAAACGCGCAGGCTACTTTCGCCAACTCTACGTGGATGGCATTCGCTCACTACAAGCGCGGTCTCACACCTATGTGAAGAATACCCATAAAAAATTCTGGGATGACCCGTCCACCCCCGAGCGCTACGATGGTGTTTGGCTTCCTAAACGTGATTATAAAAACATCGAAGACTTGCAGCTATTCTATGCCAAGGTTTTCAAGGTTGGTTACATGCATGTTGACTCCATCTTACCCGCCGAAAACGACGACGAGATGATTGTCAAGATGGAGCAACCGGATTTTCAATACTGGGCTTCCTGGGACAATGCTCGGGCCACTCCGACGATGGAATTCCGAGTGCTCAATGCGATGGAAGAACTCGATGAGCCTGGCGAGTGGTATGTCAATCGTAAGACGAAGAAGATCTATTACTACCCGACCACGCCAGCTCAAGATATGTCCAAGGTCGAGACATGGGCACCGGCCACAGAGTTTCTTCTAAAGGTGAAGGGTGATGCAAAATCCAAGGCTTCTGATTTGAGTTTCAAAGGGCTCACCTTTCGTTATGGCAATTGGATGGCCCCCGAAACGATGATGCTTGGGCGCACCCAGGCCGAAATCTTCGATAAATACAAGAGCGAGATCCCCGGCCAGATCATCCTCGACCACACCGACCGAGTTACCATCCGCGACTGTCGCGTTGTGCATCAGGCTTCGGTAGGCGTTCAGCTTTACGAAGACTGCGACGACACTCTGATTGAGGGTAACGTCTTTTACGATCTTACCGCCGCGGGCGTCAGCATCGGGCGCTGGTACCACAACAAGAAGGAGTGCCCGGCGGAAAACATCTGCCGCAATACGATGGTTAGAAATAACATTGTTCGCAGCACGGGCCGCGATTATGATCAGGGCACTGGCCTTAACGTGTTCATTGCATACGATTGCAAGTTTCATCACAATGATGTGTCAGACACCTCTTATACTGCCATCCACGCACGCATCGGCGACAGTGGGCATGTTCGGGATGACATGGGCAAGATTGAATTCAAGTTCAACAAAGTTTCAAGGGCTCAGGTTGCTGGTCGCTATGGAATGGATGATGGGGGGCATCTCTATCTCCACGGCCGCTATCCAGGTAGCGTGGTTGAAGGGAACTACTCGCGCTTTCATAGCACTAAAGGGCACGGCTGGGAGTTTTATAGTGACAACTGGTCCCACACCATTCATTGGCTCAACAACGTGAGCCGTGATAGCATCCACCCGAAACCGGTTTGCTGGAACTGGCATGGAGGTTCAAAAGGTGTGGTTTACGAAAATACTTGGGCTGAAAAGTCTAATTTGGTCGGCAAAAAAACTGCAGGTAGGGCCAAACTCATCAACTACGTTCAGGTGAAGGATGGCCAGTGGCCTGATGAAGCAGTTGCTGTCATGGAAAATGCTGGTCTTCAGCCGGCTTACCGACACCTTCTCAACTCAATCTACGGTCACGAGAGTCTTACTGAAAACAAGCCAGCATGGGCATCTTCTTCTTTGAGCTCGAAGCACGGCGCGGAGACGGCTTTCGATCGGGATTGGGATACTTTTTGGCACACGAAATCAGGCGGTGACGGAGCAGGCTGGTTGGCTGTCGATTTAGGAAAAAAATTTGTGATTCAGCGGTTAGAGATCCTTCCTCGTCAGAACATGTTTCAAGATCACACGCGCAAGAACTTCGTGATCGAAGGTTCCAATGATCGTGATTTCAAGAAGCCTACTGTTCTGGTCGCTCGTAACGATGTGACTTGGTATCATGGTACGCAGCGACACCCCTCTAACCTTTTCGAATGGTATCTTAAACCCAAGCAGGGCTTCCGCTTTTTACGAGTCAGGGCTCTCAACGACGCCGGGAGCTTTAATCTGGCTGAGTTCAACGTTTATGGATATTTGGCACAGTAG